A region from the Stutzerimonas stutzeri genome encodes:
- a CDS encoding methyl-accepting chemotaxis protein → MTIKFRLIALVSIALLSLFAVGALGLIQLRKLDASVAHITSNEVPRLVDAKTFAGRYQELRGIIFRHIADPDSARKRTLDEQLQRKGREFDEDLARAIADADSEEATRALEEFRKTVKAYLIVGETALARSRQNQTEAAMELASSPFIEDAAILTGQLADQLSADATTALNATQQASAEAYRTSFRLLLGIVLAALVVMMGFGLTLGRSIMSPLQAMRRTVMTIGETLDLTRRVGSRSNDEIGQTVQAFDAMIEALQRSFNDLARNAEDVGRAAGVLRVNANEFSGSSVAQADAATQMAAGVEEMTVSIDHVAERAEDAAKLSTEAGNRAAEGVAVVQSTIDDLGMIAEEVNGTAESVHNLQQETTRISTVTGVIGDVAAQTNLLALNAAIEAARAGEQGRGFAVVADEVRKLAARTAESAAEITGIVAAIEQGASDVVKRMQQAVHTVQQSASRAEETGVAVQAIRNASTQTVALASEISYAIREQSAASNLIAVQVEKIALMSETNTGTANQTSSQADDLHALAERMLTDISRYRY, encoded by the coding sequence ATGACCATCAAATTTCGCCTGATAGCGCTGGTGTCGATCGCTTTGCTATCGCTGTTCGCCGTCGGCGCGCTGGGGCTGATCCAGCTACGAAAACTCGACGCATCGGTCGCGCATATCACCAGCAATGAGGTTCCGCGCCTGGTGGATGCGAAGACCTTTGCCGGCCGCTATCAGGAACTGCGCGGCATCATCTTCCGGCACATCGCCGACCCCGATTCCGCGCGTAAGCGAACGCTCGATGAGCAGTTGCAACGCAAGGGCCGTGAGTTCGATGAGGATCTGGCACGGGCCATTGCCGATGCCGACTCGGAAGAAGCCACCCGAGCGCTGGAAGAATTCCGCAAGACGGTCAAGGCCTACCTCATCGTCGGCGAGACGGCGCTGGCCCGCTCACGCCAGAACCAGACCGAGGCCGCAATGGAACTGGCCTCAAGCCCATTCATCGAGGATGCCGCCATTCTCACCGGGCAGCTGGCGGATCAGCTTTCCGCCGATGCCACCACCGCCCTTAATGCCACCCAGCAAGCCTCTGCCGAGGCCTACCGCACGTCGTTCCGGCTTCTGCTGGGCATCGTGCTGGCGGCGCTGGTGGTGATGATGGGCTTCGGCCTTACCCTGGGCCGCTCGATCATGTCGCCCTTGCAGGCGATGCGACGGACTGTCATGACCATCGGTGAAACGCTCGACCTGACTCGCCGCGTCGGGTCCCGTTCGAACGATGAGATCGGCCAGACCGTGCAGGCCTTCGACGCCATGATCGAAGCCCTGCAGCGCAGCTTCAACGACCTGGCCAGGAACGCAGAGGATGTGGGCCGTGCCGCCGGCGTGCTGCGGGTCAATGCCAACGAATTCTCCGGCAGCTCCGTCGCCCAGGCCGACGCGGCGACGCAGATGGCCGCCGGCGTCGAGGAAATGACCGTCAGCATCGACCATGTGGCCGAACGCGCCGAGGATGCCGCCAAGCTGTCGACCGAGGCGGGCAACCGTGCCGCCGAAGGCGTCGCGGTGGTGCAAAGCACCATTGACGACCTGGGCATGATTGCCGAAGAAGTGAACGGCACCGCCGAGAGCGTGCATAACCTGCAACAGGAAACCACGCGCATCTCCACCGTTACCGGGGTGATCGGCGATGTCGCCGCGCAGACCAACCTGCTTGCCCTCAACGCGGCGATCGAAGCCGCACGCGCCGGGGAACAGGGCCGCGGTTTCGCCGTGGTCGCCGATGAAGTACGCAAACTGGCGGCACGCACCGCCGAATCCGCCGCAGAGATTACCGGTATCGTCGCGGCCATCGAACAAGGCGCCAGCGATGTGGTGAAGCGCATGCAGCAAGCCGTGCATACGGTCCAGCAGAGCGCCAGCCGTGCGGAGGAAACCGGCGTAGCGGTACAGGCGATCCGCAACGCTTCGACCCAGACCGTAGCGCTGGCCTCCGAAATCTCATATGCCATTCGCGAACAAAGCGCCGCCAGCAACCTGATCGCTGTACAGGTGGAGAAGATCGCCTTGATGAGCGAAACCAATACCGGCACCGCCAACCAGACCTCCAGCCAGGCCGACGATCTGCATGCCCTGGCCGAGCGGATGCTCACCGATATTTCACGTTACCGTTACTGA
- a CDS encoding thiamine pyrophosphate-requiring protein — protein sequence MAMTVGDYVIERLYQWGVRRIYGYPGDGINGVFGALNRANGKIRFIQARHEEMAAFMASADAKFNGGLGVCIATSGPGAAHLITGLYDARLDHMPVLAITGQKSRTALGSHYQQEIDLPALYKDVSGAFVEQASAPAQVRHLIDRAIRTAVGERKVATLILPSDIQEAEYSEPPRSHGAVHSGIGYTRPKVLPYEADLQRAAEVLNAGKKVAILVGAGALNATDEVIAVAEKLGAGVAKALLGKAAVPDDLPWVTGSIGLLGTEPSYKLMTECDTLLMIGSGFPYSEFLPEEGQARGVQIDLKADMLSIRYPMEVNLQGDSAETLRALLPLLEEKTERKWRKSVEQWRMDWEELLEKRALVEANPINPQRVAFELSPRLPDHSIVTSDSGSCANWYARDVKMRRGMMGSLSGGLASMGAAVPYAIAAKFAHPERSVVAMVGDGAMQMNNMAELITVAKYWKEWQNPQWICCVFNNEDLNQVTWEQRAMEGDPKFEASQNIPNVPYHRFAESIGLKGIYVDREDQVAAAWDQAFAADRPVLIEFKTDPDVPPLPPHIKLEQAKKFATALLHGDPNQAGIIKQSVKQVMSKVMPARDKD from the coding sequence ATGGCAATGACAGTCGGCGACTACGTAATCGAACGCCTCTACCAATGGGGCGTGCGGCGCATCTATGGGTATCCCGGCGATGGGATCAACGGGGTGTTCGGCGCGCTCAATCGCGCCAACGGGAAGATCCGTTTCATCCAGGCACGACACGAGGAGATGGCCGCCTTCATGGCCTCGGCCGATGCCAAGTTCAACGGCGGCCTCGGCGTCTGCATCGCCACCTCCGGCCCCGGTGCGGCGCACCTGATCACCGGTCTCTACGATGCGCGTCTGGACCACATGCCGGTGCTCGCCATCACCGGCCAGAAATCACGCACCGCGCTGGGCAGTCATTATCAGCAGGAGATCGACCTGCCTGCCCTGTACAAGGACGTGTCCGGCGCCTTTGTCGAACAGGCCAGCGCGCCGGCGCAGGTCCGTCACCTGATCGACCGGGCGATTCGCACCGCGGTGGGCGAACGCAAGGTGGCAACGCTGATCCTGCCCAGCGACATACAAGAAGCCGAATACAGCGAACCGCCCCGCTCGCACGGCGCGGTGCATTCCGGCATCGGCTATACGCGGCCGAAAGTGTTGCCCTATGAGGCCGACCTGCAGCGCGCCGCCGAGGTGCTCAATGCCGGCAAGAAGGTGGCGATCCTGGTCGGTGCCGGCGCGCTGAATGCCACCGATGAAGTGATCGCCGTGGCCGAAAAACTCGGCGCGGGCGTCGCCAAGGCGCTGCTCGGCAAGGCCGCGGTGCCCGACGACCTGCCCTGGGTCACCGGCTCCATCGGCCTGCTCGGCACCGAGCCGAGCTACAAGCTGATGACCGAGTGCGACACCCTGCTGATGATCGGCTCGGGCTTCCCCTACTCAGAATTCCTGCCCGAGGAAGGCCAGGCGCGCGGCGTGCAGATCGACCTCAAGGCCGACATGCTGAGCATCCGCTACCCGATGGAAGTGAACCTGCAAGGCGACTCGGCCGAAACCCTGCGCGCGTTGCTGCCACTGCTCGAGGAAAAGACCGAGCGCAAATGGCGCAAAAGCGTCGAGCAATGGCGCATGGACTGGGAGGAACTGCTGGAAAAACGCGCCCTGGTCGAGGCCAACCCGATCAACCCGCAGCGCGTCGCGTTCGAGCTGTCGCCGCGCCTGCCGGACCACTCCATCGTCACCAGTGATTCGGGCTCCTGCGCCAACTGGTACGCCCGCGACGTGAAGATGCGCCGCGGCATGATGGGCTCGCTGTCCGGAGGTCTGGCCTCGATGGGCGCCGCCGTGCCCTACGCCATCGCCGCCAAGTTCGCCCATCCGGAGCGTTCGGTCGTGGCCATGGTGGGCGATGGTGCGATGCAGATGAACAACATGGCCGAACTCATCACCGTCGCCAAATACTGGAAGGAGTGGCAGAACCCGCAATGGATCTGCTGCGTGTTCAATAACGAGGACCTGAACCAGGTGACCTGGGAGCAGCGCGCGATGGAAGGCGATCCGAAGTTCGAGGCCTCGCAGAACATCCCCAACGTGCCCTACCACCGCTTCGCCGAATCCATCGGCCTGAAGGGCATCTACGTCGACCGCGAAGATCAGGTCGCCGCCGCCTGGGATCAGGCGTTTGCCGCCGACCGGCCAGTGCTGATCGAATTCAAGACCGATCCCGACGTGCCGCCGCTGCCGCCGCACATTAAGCTGGAGCAGGCCAAGAAGTTCGCCACCGCGCTGCTGCACGGCGACCCGAACCAGGCCGGCATCATCAAGCAGTCGGTCAAGCAGGTGATGAGCAAGGTGATGCCGGCGCGGGACAAGGATTGA
- a CDS encoding pseudouridine synthase, protein MSLPDARSTLHLPQGDWPTVLDCLCARFPAIDRATWRDRFARGRVLGADGLPLATDHRYQVGLKVHYFREVSAEKPIPFDAQVLHLDEHLLVADKPHFLPVMPAGEYVNETLLARLSKQLGNPDMVPIHRIDRLTAGLVLFSTTPESRGRYQALFRERRISKVYEAICPALPDLDFPRIERLHMVDGEPFFLMKQGEGEPNSETRIEVLERRGDFWRYALHPVTGRKHQLRLQMATLGAGICNDPFYPELIERALRDQDDYDRPLKLLARGLQFDDPLTGERRCFESRLQLDW, encoded by the coding sequence ATGAGTCTTCCCGATGCCCGCAGCACGCTGCACCTGCCCCAGGGCGACTGGCCGACCGTGCTCGACTGCCTCTGTGCGCGCTTCCCGGCCATCGACCGCGCCACCTGGCGCGACCGCTTCGCCCGCGGCCGCGTGCTGGGCGCCGATGGACTGCCGCTTGCGACCGATCATCGCTATCAGGTCGGTTTGAAGGTGCATTACTTTCGCGAAGTCTCCGCCGAGAAGCCGATCCCGTTCGATGCGCAGGTGCTGCACCTCGACGAGCATCTGCTGGTGGCGGACAAGCCGCACTTTCTGCCGGTGATGCCGGCTGGTGAATACGTCAACGAAACCCTGCTGGCGCGGCTGAGCAAGCAGCTCGGCAATCCCGATATGGTGCCGATCCACCGCATCGACCGGCTCACCGCCGGGCTGGTGCTGTTCTCCACCACGCCCGAGAGCCGCGGCCGTTATCAGGCGCTGTTTCGTGAGCGCAGGATCAGCAAGGTCTATGAGGCGATCTGCCCGGCGCTGCCGGATCTGGACTTCCCGCGCATCGAGCGGCTGCACATGGTCGACGGCGAACCGTTCTTCCTGATGAAGCAGGGCGAAGGCGAACCCAACAGCGAGACGCGCATCGAGGTGCTCGAGCGCCGTGGCGACTTCTGGCGCTATGCGCTGCATCCGGTCACCGGGCGCAAGCACCAGCTGCGCCTGCAAATGGCCACGCTGGGCGCGGGGATCTGCAACGACCCGTTCTACCCTGAACTGATCGAACGAGCGCTGCGTGATCAGGACGACTACGACCGGCCACTCAAGCTGCTGGCGCGCGGGCTGCAGTTCGACGACCCGCTGACCGGCGAGCGGCGGTGTTTCGAAAGCCGTCTACAGCTCGATTGGTAG
- a CDS encoding DNA-formamidopyrimidine glycosylase family protein, translating into MPEGPSIVILREEVSAFTGRSVERAEGSAKLDKARLVGQTVRLFRSWGKHFLIELDDVSLRIHLLLFGSYRINERKESAPRLSLGFANGELNFYGCSVQFIEGPLDEAYDWSADVMSDAWDNRATLKKLRARPRLLACDALLDQTLFSGSGNIIKNEVLFRTRIHPLSLIGDLPAAKLRELTHEVRTYSFEFLQWKREGTLKAHWLAHTKTICPRCKIPFVKAKELGRSKRRSFYCERCQKRYGDSENVTPEVPVEEA; encoded by the coding sequence ATGCCTGAAGGTCCATCCATCGTCATTCTTCGTGAAGAAGTCTCTGCATTCACCGGCCGATCGGTCGAGCGCGCGGAGGGGAGTGCCAAGCTGGACAAGGCGCGGCTGGTGGGCCAAACGGTGCGGTTGTTTCGCAGCTGGGGCAAGCACTTCCTGATCGAGCTGGATGACGTCTCCCTGCGCATCCATCTGCTCTTGTTCGGCAGCTACCGGATCAACGAGCGCAAGGAATCCGCGCCGCGCCTGAGCCTCGGGTTCGCCAACGGTGAGCTGAACTTCTACGGCTGCTCGGTGCAGTTCATCGAAGGGCCGCTGGATGAGGCCTATGACTGGAGCGCGGACGTCATGAGCGATGCCTGGGACAACCGGGCGACGCTGAAAAAACTGCGTGCCCGGCCGCGGCTGCTGGCCTGCGATGCGTTGCTCGACCAGACGCTGTTCTCCGGCTCGGGCAACATCATCAAGAACGAGGTGCTGTTTCGCACCCGTATCCATCCGCTGTCCTTGATCGGCGATCTGCCGGCAGCCAAGCTCCGCGAGTTGACGCACGAGGTTCGTACCTACAGTTTCGAATTCCTTCAGTGGAAGCGCGAGGGAACGCTGAAAGCGCACTGGTTGGCGCATACCAAGACGATTTGCCCGCGCTGCAAGATTCCCTTCGTCAAGGCCAAGGAGCTCGGGCGGAGCAAGCGTCGCAGCTTCTATTGCGAGCGCTGCCAGAAGCGTTATGGAGACAGCGAAAACGTCACGCCGGAGGTACCCGTGGAGGAGGCGTAG
- a CDS encoding DUF192 domain-containing protein produces MRTLLLLSLSGLSSLALAGEPVLLDLRVGDVPLRAEYARSPAERERGLMGRIELAADRGMLFRFDEVRRHCLWMKDTPLPLSAAFMDEAGRVVDLIDLQPLDRSIRCSAEPARYALEVNQGWFQQHALKPGDPVTGIPVQP; encoded by the coding sequence ATGCGTACCCTGTTGCTGCTGTCTCTTTCCGGCCTCAGCAGCCTGGCCCTTGCCGGCGAGCCCGTGCTGCTCGACTTGCGCGTCGGCGACGTACCGCTGCGCGCCGAATACGCCCGCTCGCCGGCCGAGCGTGAGCGCGGCCTGATGGGGCGCATCGAGCTCGCTGCCGATCGCGGCATGCTGTTTCGCTTCGATGAGGTGCGCCGCCACTGCCTGTGGATGAAGGACACGCCGTTGCCGTTGTCGGCGGCGTTCATGGATGAAGCTGGGCGCGTGGTCGATCTCATCGATTTGCAGCCGTTGGACCGGTCTATCCGCTGTTCCGCTGAACCGGCGCGCTATGCGCTGGAGGTGAATCAGGGCTGGTTTCAGCAGCACGCGCTGAAACCTGGCGATCCGGTGACGGGCATCCCGGTGCAGCCATGA
- the phnN gene encoding phosphonate metabolism protein/1,5-bisphosphokinase (PRPP-forming) PhnN: MTGRLFYLMGPSGAGKDSLLEAAREPLQVRGCRVARRVITRSAEAAGEDAQAVSTEEFEQLRRSGAFALDWQANGLRYGIPRQIDDWLAAGEDVLVNGSRGYLDQARARYPQLRPLLLTVALPVLRERLLARGREPLAEIEARLARNEQFRSAAEQEEAELLDNSGPLEETVGRLLQLLDEAPANS; encoded by the coding sequence ATGACAGGCCGCCTGTTTTACCTGATGGGCCCCTCGGGGGCCGGCAAGGACAGCCTGCTGGAAGCTGCCCGCGAGCCGTTGCAGGTGCGCGGTTGTCGGGTCGCTCGGCGCGTCATCACCCGTTCTGCCGAGGCGGCGGGGGAAGATGCCCAGGCCGTGAGCACCGAGGAGTTCGAGCAGCTGCGTCGCAGCGGCGCATTCGCGCTGGACTGGCAGGCCAACGGCCTGCGCTATGGCATCCCGCGGCAGATCGATGACTGGCTGGCGGCAGGGGAGGACGTACTCGTCAACGGGTCGCGCGGCTATCTGGACCAGGCACGGGCGCGTTACCCACAGCTGCGTCCGCTGCTGCTCACCGTGGCGCTGCCAGTGCTGCGCGAGCGGTTGCTGGCTCGCGGGCGTGAGCCGCTGGCCGAGATCGAGGCACGCCTGGCGCGAAACGAGCAGTTTCGCTCGGCGGCGGAGCAGGAGGAGGCCGAGCTGCTGGACAACTCCGGGCCGCTCGAGGAGACGGTTGGGCGCCTGCTGCAACTACTGGACGAGGCGCCAGCCAATTCCTGA
- a CDS encoding Lrp/AsnC family transcriptional regulator codes for MQTPLSSIDRKILMLLQHNADLSAAEVAERVELSQSPCWRRIHRMQEEGLIERKVALLNPKKLGLNMTVFVNIKLSAHGRSNLDEFERAVVGYPEVLECHTMAGESDYLLKVVAKNIDSYERFLRDQLLQRPHVQEAHSHIAMSEVKRTTELPLD; via the coding sequence ATGCAGACTCCGCTGAGTAGCATCGATCGCAAGATTTTAATGCTGCTGCAACACAACGCCGATCTTTCCGCCGCCGAGGTGGCAGAGCGGGTGGAGCTGTCGCAATCGCCCTGCTGGCGGCGCATCCACCGGATGCAGGAAGAAGGGCTGATCGAGCGCAAGGTCGCCCTGCTCAACCCCAAGAAGCTCGGGCTGAACATGACGGTGTTCGTCAACATCAAGCTTTCAGCCCACGGGCGAAGCAACCTGGACGAATTCGAGCGCGCCGTTGTGGGTTATCCCGAAGTGCTGGAATGTCACACCATGGCTGGCGAGTCGGACTACCTGCTCAAGGTAGTGGCCAAGAATATCGACAGCTACGAGCGCTTCCTGCGCGACCAGCTGTTGCAGCGCCCCCATGTGCAGGAGGCGCATTCGCACATCGCCATGAGTGAAGTGAAGCGGACCACGGAGCTGCCGCTGGACTAG